A part of Haloarchaeobius sp. HME9146 genomic DNA contains:
- a CDS encoding diphthine--ammonia ligase has translation MTADGSWVSLFSGGKDSSWALYRALEAGLPVSHMLTVHPEGESYMYHVPATELTSLAAESIGLQHVNVTPEDFDAMTATDSGEQGDAELEPLEAALADLSDDLEGGLAGVTAGAIESEYQTSRIQAMADRLGCDVFAPLWQRDPSELAREMLDAGFEITILQVAAHGLDESWLGRTLDADAFAELEALNEEYGVHVLGEGGEFETFVTDGPHMDRPIELEYETVWEGTRGHIEITDARLG, from the coding sequence ATGACAGCCGACGGTTCCTGGGTGAGCCTCTTCTCCGGCGGGAAGGACTCCTCGTGGGCGCTCTACCGGGCGCTCGAAGCGGGGCTTCCGGTCTCGCACATGCTGACGGTCCACCCCGAGGGCGAGTCGTACATGTACCACGTGCCGGCGACCGAACTCACGTCGCTGGCGGCCGAGAGCATCGGCCTGCAGCACGTCAACGTCACGCCCGAGGATTTCGACGCGATGACCGCGACGGACTCCGGCGAACAGGGTGATGCCGAACTGGAACCACTGGAGGCCGCGCTGGCCGACCTCAGCGACGACCTGGAGGGGGGCCTCGCGGGCGTCACCGCGGGTGCCATCGAGAGCGAGTACCAGACCTCGCGCATCCAGGCGATGGCCGACCGCCTCGGCTGCGACGTGTTCGCGCCGCTGTGGCAGCGCGACCCCTCCGAGCTGGCGCGCGAAATGCTCGACGCTGGCTTCGAGATAACCATCCTGCAGGTCGCTGCACACGGCCTCGACGAGTCCTGGCTCGGGCGCACCCTCGACGCCGACGCGTTCGCGGAACTGGAGGCGCTCAACGAGGAGTACGGCGTCCACGTTCTCGGAGAAGGTGGCGAGTTTGAGACGTTCGTGACCGACGGGCCGCACATGGACCGCCCAATCGAGCTGGAGTACGAGACGGTGTGGGAGGGGACGCGCGGACACATCGAGATTACGGACGCTCGGCTCGGGTAG
- a CDS encoding mandelate racemase/muconate lactonizing enzyme family protein: protein MGIDYSDLHDPNAEYTMRELSGETMGVTRERGGGRDVQITDVQTTMIDGNFPWTLVRIYTDAGVVGTGEAYWGAGVPELIERMKPMVVGENPLDIDRLYEHLIQKMSGEGSVEGVTVTAISGIEIALHDLAGKILDIPAYQLLGGKYRDEMRVYCDCHTEEEADPEACADEAERVVEDLGYDALKFDLDVPSGFEKDRANRHLRPGEIRHKAEIVEKVTERVKDRADVAFDCHWTFSGGSAKRLANAIEDYDVWWLEDPVPPENLDVQEEVTKSTITPITVGENRYRVTEERRLIENQAVDIIAPDMPKVGGMRETRKIADVANQYYIPVAMHNVSSPVATMASAHVGAAIPNALAVEYHSYELGWWEDLVEEDVIVDGYIEVPEKPGLGVTLDMDAVEEHMVEGETLFDEA, encoded by the coding sequence ATGGGAATCGATTACTCGGACCTTCACGATCCGAACGCGGAGTACACGATGCGTGAGCTCTCCGGCGAGACGATGGGAGTCACGCGCGAGCGCGGCGGCGGCCGGGACGTCCAGATAACGGACGTCCAGACCACGATGATCGACGGGAACTTCCCGTGGACACTCGTGCGAATCTACACCGACGCAGGCGTCGTCGGCACCGGTGAGGCCTACTGGGGCGCGGGCGTCCCGGAGCTCATCGAGCGCATGAAGCCGATGGTCGTCGGCGAGAACCCGCTCGACATCGACCGACTCTACGAGCACCTCATCCAGAAGATGTCCGGCGAGGGCTCCGTCGAGGGCGTCACCGTCACGGCCATCTCCGGCATCGAGATCGCCCTGCACGACCTCGCGGGCAAGATTCTCGACATCCCGGCGTACCAGCTGCTCGGCGGCAAATACCGCGACGAGATGCGCGTCTACTGTGACTGCCACACCGAGGAAGAGGCCGACCCCGAAGCCTGTGCCGACGAGGCAGAGCGCGTCGTCGAGGACCTGGGCTACGACGCCCTCAAGTTCGACCTCGACGTGCCCTCCGGCTTCGAGAAGGACCGCGCGAACCGCCACCTTCGCCCTGGCGAGATCCGGCACAAGGCCGAGATCGTCGAGAAGGTCACCGAGCGGGTCAAGGACCGCGCCGACGTGGCGTTCGACTGCCACTGGACGTTCTCCGGTGGCTCCGCGAAGCGGCTGGCCAACGCCATCGAGGACTACGACGTCTGGTGGCTCGAGGACCCCGTGCCGCCGGAGAACCTCGACGTGCAGGAGGAGGTCACGAAGTCCACCATCACGCCCATCACGGTCGGCGAGAACCGCTATCGCGTGACCGAGGAGCGCCGCCTCATCGAGAACCAGGCGGTCGACATCATCGCGCCCGACATGCCGAAGGTCGGCGGCATGCGCGAGACCCGCAAGATCGCGGACGTCGCCAACCAGTACTACATCCCCGTCGCGATGCACAACGTCTCCTCGCCCGTCGCGACGATGGCCTCTGCCCACGTCGGCGCGGCCATCCCGAACGCGCTCGCCGTCGAGTACCACTCCTACGAGCTCGGCTGGTGGGAGGATCTGGTCGAGGAGGACGTCATCGTCGACGGTTACATCGAGGTGCCGGAGAAGCCGGGTCTCGGTGTCACGCTGGACATGGACGCCGTCGAGGAGCACATGGTCGAAGGCGAGACGCTGTTCGACGAAGCGTAG